One window of the Chlamydiales bacterium genome contains the following:
- the msrB gene encoding peptide-methionine (R)-S-oxide reductase MsrB: MRKIKLLILLFAFFINTSTQGVCQIQTTSQEECLPEYRFDGEKLVLTEQEWRARLSPEQFKVLREKDTERPFKNAYFDNKKEGIYLCAGCELPLYSSKDKYESGTGWPSFSKPICPENVSYSEDRSFFRTRTEVHCSRCEGHIGHVFDDGPPPTGKRYCMNSAALKFIQK; the protein is encoded by the coding sequence ATGCGCAAAATAAAACTTCTTATCTTGTTGTTTGCTTTTTTTATTAATACGTCGACACAAGGCGTATGTCAAATCCAAACTACTTCTCAGGAAGAGTGCCTACCTGAGTATCGCTTTGACGGAGAAAAACTCGTTCTCACAGAGCAAGAGTGGAGAGCCCGCCTGAGTCCAGAACAATTTAAGGTGCTGCGGGAAAAAGACACTGAGCGGCCTTTTAAAAACGCCTATTTCGATAATAAAAAAGAGGGTATTTATCTTTGCGCGGGTTGCGAACTCCCTCTATATAGCTCTAAAGATAAGTATGAATCCGGGACTGGCTGGCCAAGCTTTTCTAAGCCGATCTGCCCAGAAAATGTCTCCTATAGTGAAGATCGATCGTTCTTCAGAACGCGCACTGAGGTTCATTGCAGCAGGTGCGAAGGGCACATAGGCCATGTTTTTGATGATGGGCCCCCACCTACGGGAAAGCGCTACTGCATGAATTCTGCAGCCTTAAAATTCATTCAGAAGTAG
- a CDS encoding FAD-dependent oxidoreductase, with the protein MKSYPLVVIGAGAGGLVIAIGAAKAGKRVLLIEKGPYGGDCTNFGCIPSKSLIASAYVANAVRSGQKFGIKFTSSDFEASKALERVREIVGKTRSHEDVEALTKFGIETITGTARFKASHVLEVNGQEIRGKQIVIATGSTPFIPSIRGLEGTPYLTNETIFDLEEVPRSLTVMGGGPIGCELAQAFQRLGSSVSLIHSHDQLLNKEELCVQIVIKKQFEEEKISLFLGSKIEEITYQNKQFQISLDKNRKLESEALLICVGRRPNLSSLNLSAAGVIHSEKGVPVDKYGRTNQKHIWAIGDAKGAPFFTHAAENQARSVLTSLLLPFSFKKKLDLKQPIPRVTYTDPEVASVGLSEAEASDSYKIATYYVPFDLVDRAITAGRTEGFIKIITKKWSSRILGCSIVAPRAGEMLGQLTTAMHAKMPLRKLASLIPPYPTYSQAIRKAADMWLTQTVLSLFKRKK; encoded by the coding sequence ATGAAATCCTACCCACTTGTTGTTATCGGGGCGGGCGCTGGAGGGCTTGTTATTGCGATTGGGGCTGCAAAAGCCGGCAAGAGGGTCCTTCTCATTGAAAAGGGGCCTTATGGGGGCGACTGCACAAACTTCGGCTGCATTCCAAGCAAATCCCTGATCGCGTCGGCTTATGTAGCTAATGCAGTGAGAAGCGGGCAAAAATTCGGCATTAAATTTACCTCTTCTGATTTTGAAGCATCTAAAGCTCTTGAACGTGTACGGGAAATCGTAGGTAAAACCAGATCTCACGAAGATGTCGAGGCATTAACAAAATTTGGCATCGAAACCATCACTGGAACAGCTCGCTTCAAAGCTTCTCATGTTTTAGAAGTAAACGGCCAAGAGATCCGAGGCAAACAGATCGTTATTGCAACAGGATCTACTCCTTTTATTCCTTCGATCAGGGGATTAGAGGGCACTCCCTACTTGACAAATGAGACTATCTTCGATCTTGAAGAGGTTCCAAGAAGTCTCACCGTCATGGGAGGCGGTCCGATTGGATGCGAACTTGCCCAGGCATTTCAGAGACTTGGGAGTAGTGTTTCTTTAATCCACTCGCACGACCAGCTCTTAAATAAAGAGGAGCTCTGCGTACAGATAGTGATAAAAAAACAGTTTGAAGAAGAAAAGATCTCTCTTTTTCTCGGAAGTAAAATCGAAGAGATCACCTATCAAAATAAGCAGTTTCAAATCAGCTTAGACAAGAATAGAAAATTAGAATCTGAGGCTCTACTCATTTGCGTGGGAAGAAGGCCCAATCTCTCCTCTCTCAATCTCTCTGCCGCAGGAGTCATCCACTCGGAGAAGGGAGTCCCTGTTGATAAGTATGGACGGACAAATCAGAAACATATTTGGGCGATAGGCGATGCAAAAGGAGCCCCATTTTTTACGCATGCCGCAGAAAATCAAGCACGGTCTGTCTTGACCTCTCTTCTGCTTCCTTTCTCTTTTAAAAAGAAACTAGACCTAAAGCAGCCAATACCTAGAGTGACTTATACTGATCCAGAAGTCGCAAGCGTCGGCTTATCTGAAGCAGAGGCTTCCGATTCTTACAAAATCGCAACTTACTATGTTCCCTTCGATCTAGTAGATCGAGCGATCACCGCGGGAAGAACTGAGGGATTCATCAAAATCATCACAAAAAAATGGAGTAGTCGGATTCTCGGCTGCAGCATTGTGGCGCCCAGGGCTGGAGAGATGCTGGGACAGCTTACAACTGCCATGCATGCTAAGATGCCGCTTCGCAAGCTGGCTTCGCTAATTCCTCCTTATCCAACTTACAGCCAAGCCATTAGAAAGGCCGCTGACATGTGGCTCACTCAAACTGTTCTCTCATTATTTAAGAGAAAAAAATGA
- a CDS encoding TVP38/TMEM64 family protein yields MNKFLKRWLPILIILSGMLIAYFFGAAKLLSFESLKVHHHALKIFLADHPISVPIIYILTYIIFVALSIPGAIFLTLLGGYLFPQPWSTIYVVFSATCGAAAIFLAARTAIGDSLRKKAGPFLKKMEKNFQKNATSYLLFLRFVPIFPFWLVNIAPALFGVALSTFIWTTLVGITPGSFVFTLAGGGLEKILESEQNFSLNAIFNTEIKIALSLLGVLSLVPILIKRFKKTKNR; encoded by the coding sequence ATGAATAAATTTCTAAAAAGATGGCTGCCAATTCTCATCATCCTATCCGGAATGCTCATCGCCTATTTTTTCGGAGCTGCTAAACTCCTCTCTTTTGAAAGCTTAAAAGTGCATCATCACGCATTAAAAATATTTCTCGCCGATCATCCCATCTCTGTTCCCATTATTTACATCTTGACCTACATCATCTTTGTCGCTCTCTCCATTCCTGGTGCAATTTTTTTAACTCTACTTGGCGGCTACCTCTTTCCACAGCCATGGAGCACTATTTACGTGGTGTTTTCGGCGACCTGCGGAGCCGCTGCGATTTTCTTGGCTGCCCGTACGGCCATAGGCGATTCTTTGCGAAAAAAGGCTGGTCCCTTTTTGAAAAAAATGGAAAAAAACTTTCAGAAAAATGCTACGAGCTATCTTCTATTCTTGCGTTTTGTCCCTATCTTTCCCTTCTGGCTTGTTAATATCGCTCCCGCGCTCTTTGGCGTGGCATTAAGTACTTTTATTTGGACAACACTTGTCGGCATAACTCCAGGATCCTTTGTTTTCACTCTTGCAGGAGGGGGGCTTGAGAAGATTTTGGAAAGCGAGCAGAATTTCTCTCTAAATGCTATATTTAATACAGAAATCAAAATAGCTCTCTCTCTCTTAGGAGTTTTGTCTCTGGTCCCCATCTTGATAAAGAGGTTTAAAAAAACAAAAAACAGATGA
- a CDS encoding CDP-alcohol phosphatidyltransferase family protein → MIEANFRKIYQSVCVDPLLRFKIIYKLPPNLLTCLSTLFGLSVTPLLFFGLYIEAFIFMIFSGFLDTLDGSLARYLKISSSKGAVLDIVSDRLVEFAILLGLYSIDPHSRALPTIVMLGSILICVSSFLVVGIFTENKTQKGFFYSPGLIERAEAFIFFSIMILFPKSYLFLSYLFAFLVFVTAAIRIGQFLKKEKI, encoded by the coding sequence ATGATCGAAGCTAATTTTCGTAAAATCTATCAATCAGTTTGTGTTGATCCTCTTTTACGTTTTAAAATTATCTACAAGCTTCCTCCCAATCTTCTTACCTGTCTCTCTACTTTATTCGGGTTGAGTGTCACTCCCTTATTATTCTTCGGCCTCTACATTGAAGCCTTTATCTTCATGATTTTTTCCGGTTTTTTAGACACGCTTGACGGCTCTCTAGCTCGTTATCTAAAGATCTCCTCTTCGAAAGGCGCTGTTCTAGATATTGTATCAGATCGTCTAGTCGAATTCGCGATCCTACTAGGACTCTACTCTATCGATCCGCATTCGAGAGCTTTGCCGACGATCGTAATGCTGGGAAGCATCTTAATCTGCGTCTCTTCTTTTTTAGTCGTGGGGATCTTTACGGAGAACAAAACTCAAAAAGGCTTTTTCTATAGTCCAGGATTAATAGAAAGGGCTGAAGCTTTTATCTTCTTTTCGATCATGATCCTCTTTCCGAAGAGCTATCTCTTTCTATCCTATCTTTTTGCTTTTCTCGTGTTTGTAACAGCAGCAATTCGGATAGGTCAATTTCTCAAAAAAGAAAAAATCTAG